The following coding sequences lie in one Arachis ipaensis cultivar K30076 chromosome B05, Araip1.1, whole genome shotgun sequence genomic window:
- the LOC107641573 gene encoding uncharacterized protein LOC107641573 translates to MGGVDQWANLHEDMLKEIIKRFYSYDEYPRFGLVCKQWNFNLPQIPRGNKVPCLLLPKAKKSSQNPTIFEGTLSKLSQKQTRILEEKEIYHLTMPELQNNIIRGSCHGWIITVSIDEGTIRMINPFTKWSEFMKGHLLKNLTALFPNIAIWLVVMMMEVY, encoded by the exons ATGGGCGGAGTTGATCAGTGGGCAAACCTACATGAAGATATGTTGAAGGAAATTATAAAGCGGTTCTATTCATACGATGAATACCCTCGATTTGGATTGGTTTGCAAGCAATGGAACTTCAATCTTCCACAGATCCCCAGAGGCAACAAAGTTCCATGTCTGCTATTACCTAAAGCTAAAAAATCTTCCCAAAATCCTACGATATTTGAAGGCACCCTCTCAAAATTAAGTCAGAAACAAACTCGTATTCTTGAAGAGAAGGAGATTTACCATCTTACAATGCCAGAGCTGCAAAACAACATCATTCGTGGATCTTGTCATGGATGGATAATAACCGTATCAATAGATGAAGGCACCATCCGAATGATAAATCCATTTACAAAG TGGTCGGAGTTTATGAAGGGACACCTCCTGAAGAACTTGACTGCTCTATTTCCCAATATAGCTATTTGGTTGGTTGTGATGATGATGGAAGTTTATTGA